Proteins encoded within one genomic window of Bacillus sp. F19:
- a CDS encoding AbrB/MazE/SpoVT family DNA-binding domain-containing protein has product MISLKKGPFFVKIWSNGQVMIPSYIRKKLNIQTGERVVVQTDGKTIDLIMDDNNAFENETTLSSKGSITIPSEIRNICEIDVGEKLKIEWNEQGQKVTFVPPDDMTGSNKLSS; this is encoded by the coding sequence GTGATATCTTTGAAAAAAGGTCCATTTTTCGTGAAAATCTGGTCAAATGGTCAAGTGATGATTCCTTCCTACATTCGAAAAAAACTAAACATACAAACAGGTGAGCGGGTCGTCGTTCAAACTGATGGGAAAACGATCGATTTGATCATGGATGATAACAATGCCTTTGAAAACGAAACAACCTTAAGCAGCAAGGGATCCATAACAATACCGAGTGAAATAAGAAATATATGCGAAATTGATGTAGGAGAAAAACTGAAAATTGAATGGAATGAACAGGGACAAAAAGTTACTTTTGTTCCACCTGATGACATGACAGGTTCAAATAAATTATCCAGCTGA